A single Carettochelys insculpta isolate YL-2023 chromosome 2, ASM3395843v1, whole genome shotgun sequence DNA region contains:
- the LOC142008958 gene encoding cyclin-dependent kinase 5 activator 1-like, with amino-acid sequence MGTVLSLSPGSRKASLYEEGSSGSLARYPAGPGAKGGGQKADKPLKRHSMFIPALTWKRLVASTKRKGSRGGGKGPANNHSAHCPAAKDVAHLNHENVKKSLSCANLAGYEGGGPPLAPLSSQRISATSVSSLKPGSGGGTSASPRRVVVQASTSELLKCLGQFLCHRCYRLKHLSPTEPILWLRSVDRSLLLQGWQDQAFITPANVVFVYLLCREVIDGDKVASEHDLQAALLTCLYLSYSYMGNEISYPLKPFLVEAAKDAFWDRCLRIISTMSAKMLRINADPHFFTQVFADLKNEGSTCEEFTRVLDR; translated from the coding sequence aTGGGCACGGTGCTGTCCCTGTCGCCGGGCTCCCGGAAGGCCAGCCTGTACGAGGAGGGCTCCTCCGGCTCGCTGGCGCGCTACCCGGCGGGGCCGGGGGCCAAGGGCGGTGGGCAGAAGGCGGACAAGCCCCTCAAGCGCCACTCCATGTTCATCCCGGCCTTGACCTGGAAGAGGCTGGTGGCCTCCACCAAGCGGAAGGGCtcgcggggcggggggaagggcccCGCCAACAAtcacagcgcccactgccccgcCGCCAAGGACGTGGCCCACCTCAACCATGAGAACGTCAAGAAGTCGCTGTCCTGCGCCAACCTCGCCGGCTACGAGGGGGGCGGGCCGCCCCTGGCGCCGCTCAGCTCCCAGCGCatctccgccacctccgtctccTCCCTCAAGCCGGGCTCCGGCGGGGGCACCTCGGCCTCCCCGCGGCGCGTGGTGGTCCAGGCCTCCACCAGCGAGCTGCTCAAATGCCTGGGCCAGTTCCTGTGCCACCGTTGCTACCGCCTCAAGCACCTGTCGCCCACGGAGCCCATCCTGTGGCTGCGCAGCGTGGACCGctcgctgctgctgcagggctggcaggaccAGGCCTTCATCACCCCGGCCAACGTGGTCTTCGTGTACCTGCTGTGCCGGGAGGTGATTGACGGGGACAAGGTGGCCAGCGAGCACGACCTGCAGGCGGCGCTGCTCACCTGCCTCTACCTGTCCTACTCCTACATGGGCAACGAGATCTCCTACCCGCTCAAGCCGTTCCTGGTGGAGGCCGCGAAGGACGCCTTCTGGGACCGGTGCCTTCGCATCATCAGCACCATGAGCGCCAAGATGCTGCGCATCAACGCTGACCCCCACTTCTTCACCCAGGTCTTCGCCGACCTCAAAAACGAAGGCAGCACCTGCGAGGAGTTCACCCGCGTCCTGGACCGGTGA